CGAAGCCTTCCAGCGCGTACAGGATGCTCAGGGCCTCGCCCGAGCCCACGCCGACCAGGGTGACGCCGGGCGCCACGCCGCGCCGGACCCGTGCCGAGCCCTCGGAGGCCGCCCCGCTGCCGCCGATGGTGCTGGCGACGTGGGTGCCGTGGCCGGAGGAGGTGTCGCTGTTGGGCGTGTCCACGTACAGGTAGCCGCCCACGCCCACGTCGGTGACCGGGCCGACCAGCTTCACGTTCTTGGCGACGTTCTTGAGGTCGGGGTGCGTGCCGTCGATGCCCGAGTCCAGCACCGCCACGCCCACGCCCTTGCCCGTCACCCCGTAGGTGCTGCGCGCCACGTCCGCCCCGATGAACTTCACGCTCTCGGCGAGCTTGTACTGGAGGGGCGCGTCCTGGTAGATCGAGACCAGGCCGGGGAGGTTCGCCTTGAGCTTGGCGATCAGGTCCTGGGTCACCAGCGTCTTCACGGCGGCCACCGGCAGGTTCTGGAGCGCGCCCAGCCCCTTGCCGGGGTCGACCGGCAGGTTGGAGTCCATCCAGGTGATCGCGCGGCCCTTGCTGGTGTCGTCCGCGAAGGAGAGGATCAGCGTGCCGACCTGGCCGTAGCGCATGGTGCTGTCCACCTGCACGCCGCTGGGCGCCGTCGCGTAGAGCGCCTGGCACTCGGTCAGGGTGGTGGCCTGGGCGCTGAGCGCGGAGCCGGAGGCGGCGGTGTTGTTCGAGGCGGAGGGCTGGGGCGTGCTCTGCCCGCAGGCGGCGAGAAGGACGGACAGGCTCAGGATGGCGGGGGTCGTGTTCTTCATCGGGGGCTCCTCCGGTGTTGGGGCTTTGAGTGAGTTCATTCCACCAAAGGGTCCTCAAAAAAAACACAAAGCCCTCTCAATTTCTGAGCCCTCACGGGGAGGGTGAAGGTTTTTTCTATACTCGGCTCATGAACAACCTGCCTGGGCGTCTGCGCCCGCGGCTGGAGGCGGCGCCGGGCCGGGTGATCGCCCCCGTGGACGTGGGGGCGGGCCAGGAGGCGCTGCTGGCTTGGGCGCGGGAGCGGGACTTGCCCGCCTTGCGCGAGCCCCCACCCGAGGGCCTGGAGACCTGGCTGTGGTGGCCCCGCACCCGGGGGGAGGTGGCGCGCTGGGGCCAGTCGCGGCCCGAGGGGGCCTTTCCCCTAATCCTGACGGGGGCGGACATGCTCTACAGCGAGGGGGAGTGGCACCGGACCCTGGCCCCGCACGAGCGCTGGGCCGCCGCCACCTACGCCCTGAGCGGGGGCTGGCCCGCCGCCCTGCCGCTCGCCCGGGCCCTGGCCGAGGGGGGCGCTCCCGAGGAGGAGGAGTGGTACCGGCACCCCTTGGTCGCGGCGGGGCTGGCCCCCCTGCTGCCCCCGGACGACCTGCTCCCCGCCTACCGCACCCTGGCCCTCACGCCGCTCGTGACCCCGGAGGTCTCGGCGGCTCTGAGCGTCGCGCCGGAGACGGTCGAGGCGCTGGCGGACGGTGGCTGGCTGTGGGCCGCGCCGGGGGGCTGGAGGATTCCCGGGCCGCTGCGCCGTCACCTCTGCCCGCTGCCGGGGGGGGAGGCGGCGCGGGCGGTCGCGGGCCTGCTCCACCGATCGGGTCACACGGAGGGCGCCCTGAGCCTGCTGCGCGAGGCCGCCGCCTGGGAGGAGCACCTCACCCTGCTCGCGGGGCACCTGCGGGCGGGGGCGGGAACGGGGACGCTGCGCGCCAGCCTGCGGGCGCTGCCGCCGTACTGGCGGGAACAGCCCACCGCGCTCTACCTCGCCGGGCTGCTCGCGCGGGCGTCCGGGGACCTCGCGCGCGCCGAGGAGCTGTACTCCCGGGCGCTGCCGGGCCTGGCCCCCGCCCTCCAGCCCCTGGCGCACAACGCGCGGGGGGTCGTTCGGGCGGTGAGCGGCAACCCGCCGGGCGCCCTGGAGGATTTCGGGGCGGCCGCCCGGGCCGGGGGCCTGACGGGGGGTGAGGCGGCGCACAACCGCGCGACCCTGCTCGTGCAGCTTGGCCGCCACGCCGAGGCCGAGCGCAGCCTGGACGAGGCCGTCGCCGCCTTCCGCGAGGCGGGCGACCTGCGCCGCGAGGCCCGCAGCCTGGAGACGTTGGGCGGCCTCCAGTTCGGGCGCGGCCTCCTCCAGCAGGCGCTGGCCCCCTACGGCCAGGTGCTGCGCCTGCTGGAGGACGAACACCCCGAGGAGACGGCCCTCACCCACGTCAACCTCGCCGAGGTCCACGCGCTGCTGGGCGACGGGGCGCAGGCCCGGACCCACCTGGAGCAGGCGCGGCTCCTCGCCGAGCGGTCCTCGCTGCCGGAGGTCGCGGGCTGGGTGACGCGGGTGCAGGCCCTGCTCGCCCTGCACTCGGGCGTGCCGGGGCGGGCACGCGACCTGCTGGAGGCCGTGGACTCCGCCGACCGCAGCCTGCACGCGGAGACCCGGCTGCTCCTCGCCCGCGCCTACCGCGAACTCGGCGAGCCCGACCCGGCCCGGGGCGCCCTGGAGGAGGCCCGCACCCTGGGCCTGCGCGCCAACCTGGAGGCGGCCCTCCAGGGGGACGGCGACCTGGGCGCGGTCGTGGAGGAGGCCCGGCGGGAGGACGCCCGGCTGGAACTCGCCACCGCCCTGCTGCACCGGGGGGAGCCGGAAGACCTGGGGGAGGCGCTGGACCTGATCCGCACCCACGGCTACCGCGCGCTGCTGGGCAGTTCCGCCGCGCATCGCCTCGTCGCCCACGTGCAGGACGACGCCTCGCGGGCGCTGTTTCCCCTGGTGCTGCGGGTGCTGGGGCCGCTGCGGCTCACCCACGCGGGGCGCACCTGGCGCGCGGGGGATTTCCCGACCCGCAAGAGCGCGGCGCTGCTGGTGGCGCTCGCCCTCTCGGGCCGCTCGCAACCGCGCGAGGCGCTCGCCGAACGCTTCTGGCCGGACGCCAAGAACCCTCTCGCCAGCCTGCAGACGGCGGTGTACCACCTGCGGAGCACCTTCGGGGTGAACCTGATCAGCTCGGCGCGGGGGCGCCTGACCCTCGCCTTTCCGGTCCAGAGCGACCTGGCCGACCTGCAAGACGCCCTGATGAGCCGGGACGTGGGGCGCCTGGCGACCCTGATCCGCCAGGAGGCCGGACCCCCGGACGCGCTGCCCGACCTCGCCAGCGAGCTGCACGAGGAGCGCGAACTCGCCGAGAGACTGCTGCACGACGCCCTCCAGGTTTACGCTGACGCCCAGCCCGAGGGCAGCCTGGAGCGGCGCGACGCCCTGCGGACCCTCATCACCGCCGACCCCCTGAACATTGAGGCCCGGGCGCAACTGGTGGACTGGCACCTCGGGCAGGGCGACGCCGAGAGCGCCGGGCAGGAACGCGCCCGTATGAACGACATCCTGAAGGAACTCGACCTGGGCTAGGGCGCGGGCCGACCGGCTGGCTACAGCCCGGCTACAGAACTCCCGCTTTCAACCCCTCGGCCTCTCTTCCTCAAAGGAAAACCCCCGTCACAGACGGGGAATCTCTGGCGCACCCTGTAGGACTCGAACCTACGACCGACCGCTTAGAAGGCGGTTGCTCTATCCAACTGAGCTAAGGGTGCAAAACGAAAGGGCCCCCGGGTGGAGGCCGTGTGGAGCGGGATCACGGATTCGAACCGAGGCCAGAAGCTTGGAAGGCTGCTGTGCTACCACTACACCAATCCCGCGATGCTCCGCGCGAAGCTGTGTTTGGTCGAGGCGACTGGATTCGAACCAGCGACCCCTTGGTCCCAAACCAAGTGCGCTACCGGCCTGCGCTACGCCTCGTCCACGGCCCGCGCAGGGAGAATGATAGCAAAGACTTGAGCGGTGTGTGTTCCCCTGCGGGCGTATCCTGCCAGGGTGAGTGCGGCGGCGCGGCTGAAGACGTATCTGGACCTGGTGAAGTTCGAGCACACGGTGTTCGCGCTTCCCTTCGCCTACGCCGGGATGCTGCTGGCGAGCCTGCAGGTGAACGGCACCGGCTGGCCCGGCTGGCCGACCCTGGTGTGGGTCACGGTGGCGATGGCAGCGGCCAGGACGGCGGCGATGGGGGCCAACCGGGTCATCGACCGCTTCATTGACGCCCGCAACCCGCGCACGGCGGGGCGCGAGGTGCCCAGCGGCAAGGTCAGTCCCGCGCAGGCCTGGGGGCTGGTGATCGTCAGCCTGGCGGTTCTGGCGGTCGCCGCGGCGCAACTCAATCCCCTTTGCCTGGCGCTGATGCCGCTCGCCGTGGCCTTTCTGATCGGCTACCCCTACACCAAACGCTTCACCTGGCTGTGCCACGCCTGGCTGGGCGTGACCGACGGGGCCGCCGCCGCGGGCGGGTGGATCGCGGTGTCGGGTCACTTCGCTCCCGGGGCCTGGCTGCTGTGGGCCGTGGTGATCTTCTGGATGATCGGCCTGGACGTGATCTACGCGACCCTCGACCATGATTTCGACCGGGCCAACGGCATCCAGAGCATCCCGGCGCGGTTCGGGATCGCCCGCGCGCTGCGGATTGCGGCGGCGAGTCACGCCCTCACCTTCGTGTTGCTGCTCGCGGTCGGGGTGGCGACCGGGGCGAGCCCGTGGTACTACCTGGCGGCCCTGGCGATGGGCGGCATCCTCCTCTACGAACACCGCATCGTGAATCCGCGGGACCTGGCGCGGGTGAACGTGGCCTTTTTCGACGCGAACATGTGGCTGGCCCTCACCATGCTCGCCGGGGTCGTGGTGGATGTCACGTGGCGGACGCTGACCTGAGGGCGCTCGTCCCCCGCGCGGCGGCGGAGTCTTTCGCCGAGGGGGACGAGTGGCTGGCCCTCACGCTGCTGCGCCGGGCGCGGGACGGGGAGGCCCCGGGCTCGGTGGGCTGGGCGGTGCTGGAACGGCTGATCGGCCTGGTCCTGATCCACCTGCTGCGCGAGGTGGAGGGCACCTTCGCGCTGGAACGCGCCGACCCCGTGCTCGACGCGGCGGGTGTTCCCCGGCCCACGCTGACCTGGCTGGAGGAGCCCCCGGGCGGCGGGGGCCGCTAGAATCTCCCCGATGCGGGCCGTGCGACGGGGGAGTTCATGACGCTGGAGAGTTCCGAGACCGAGTTTGCCTCGCGGTATGAGGCGTTCGCGGCCCAGGGCCTGCTGTACCCGCAGCGCGAGGGCAGCCCCCTGCTGGAGTTCTCCACGGGGGGGCGAGTGCTCTACCTCTTCGACCGCAGCGGTCCCTACGCGGGCCGCCCGGGACCCGCCCGGGTGGTGGTCCACGGGCTGCTCGACCTGCCGGGAACCCGCGTGCTTTCCCCTGAGGAGACCGCCACGACCCGCGAGAACCTCACGGTGGTCGGTGTCTCCGGGGTGGAGGGCGCCGGCGAGGTGCTGGACGTGACCCGGCGCGTATGGGTGGTCCGGGCGCGCGTGCCCCTGGTCCTGGCCGCCTTCGAGCCGCTCCCCCCGGTCCGGCCCGGCGACTGGGTGGCCTTTCGCACCCTGCCGCCGCTCCACGGCTTCCTGGTCTGAGGGGCTGCGAACGCCCGCTGCCCGGGGGCGCCGTCCCGGCGGAGGGAGGGCCGCCGGTGTTAGACAGCCCCACCCCTACACCCCCAGGATGTGAGAGTCATGGACTTTACCTGAGCAAAAGGTTGAGGCATAGTGGGGGTGTTCCCCCCATGCCTGACCTGCTCCTGCCCCTGCCCAGCCCACGAAGTGGCCATCAGGCGGCCTGCCTGGTGATGGTGGACCTGGTGGGCAGCACGCGGCTCGCCCATGAGCTGGCGCTGGAACACTACGCCGCCCTGATGGGCGAGTTCGTGCAGGTCCTCATCCTGAGCTTCGAGGCACGGGGCGGCCAGGTGCTGCAACACCAGGGGGACGCCGTGGTGGCCCTCTGGCCCGCCGAGCGCACGCCGGCGGGGGTGGCGGCGGCCCTGGAGGCGCACGAGCGCGCCGCGCGGCTGGGGCTCGCCGAGGTGCTGGGGGTGCAGCTCCAGGTCCGGGCCGGGGTGGCGCTCGGACCCGTGGTGACCGGCCCGGTGGGGGGCCAGCCCAGCGCCTACGGCCTGCCGGTCAATTACGCCCGGCGCCTGTGCGACGCCGCCGAGCCCGGTGAGACGCTTGTGTGCGCCGCGGTGGTGGCGCAGGGGAGCGCGCCGGGCGTCCCGGTGGACCGTCCCCTCCCTCCCCTGCGGGGTTTCGGTGCGCACTGCCGGGCCTACCAGGTCGCCCCCGTGGCCGCCCGTGTGACGGAGCGCATAAAAGCCGGTTAAGGGGGCGGGCGGCCTTCTCATGAGAACGGTCCATAGACTGGCCCTATGGAACGCAAACCCCTGGTTCTCGTCATTGAGGATGAAAAAGACATTGCCCGCTTTATTGAACTGGAACTCGCCGCCGAGGGGTACGCCACCGAGGTCGCCTTTGACGGCGTGACCGGCCTGAGCAAGTTCCGCGAGGTGAACCCCGACCTGGTCATCCTCGACCTGATGCTGCCCGTGCTCGACGGCCTGGAGGTCGCCCGGCGCATCCGCAAGACGAGCAACACACCCATCATCATCCTGACCGCCAAGGACGGCATCCAGGACAAGGTGGAGGGGCTGGACTCGGGGGCCGACGACTACCTGATCAAGCCCTTTTCTATCGAGGAACTTCTCGCGCGGGTCCGGGCCCACCTGCGCCGGGTGAATCCGGCCGTGACGGGCGAGGTGCGGGTGGCCGACCTGGTGATGAACCTCGACGGGCGCGAGATTTTCCGGGGCGGGCGCCGGGTCGAACTCAGCGCCAAGGAGTTCGAGCTGCTGGAACTGCTCGCGCGCAACCCCGGCAAGGTTTTTTCCCGCTTCGAGATCGAGGAGAAGGTCTGGCCGGAGTACACCGGGGGCAGCAACGTCGTGGACGTGTATATCGGCTACCTGCGGCGCAAGCTGGAGGAGGGCGGCGAGCGGCGGCTGATCCACACCGTGCGCGGCGTCGGCTACGTCCTGCGCGAGGAATAAAGCCGGGCCCAGGGCGCTAGACTGCCGGGCGTGACCCGCCCTCCCGCCACGCCGTTCGGGGGCCGCCCGTGACCCTGCGCTGGCGGCTCACGCTGTTTTACACGGCGCTGCTGGCGGTGCTGCTCACGGTGGTGGGGCTCGCCGCGCTGGCGATGATGCGGACGAGCCTCATCAACAGCCTCAACCGCGACCTTCAGGACACCTACCGCACCTTCACCAACCTGAGCCGGACGCTCGCGCTGGGCGACCCGGGCACCGCCAAGGAGCGCGACGAGCAGGGCCTGCTGCCGCGTGCCCGCTACCTGTTTCCCGACTACGCCATCCAGATCGAGAAGCTCTCGGTGTACGAGAACGCCGCGGCCCTCGCCGCCGCGCTGGAGGAGGCGCGGGACCCGGCGAGCCGAAATCAACTGTTCGCCATCCTCCGCACCCTGGGGGACAGCACCCGCCTCCCGCCCATCGGGCTGAGCAGTGACGTTCCCCTGCGGCTGAGTGAGGAGGAACTGACGAACCTGATCACCTCGCCCGGCGGGCAGATCTTCGTGCAGCGTGACGTGAAGGACCCGTACAGCGGGGAGAAAAACCCCTACCGCTTCCTGGTGAAGCTGGGTCCGGTGCAGCTCGACCCGCCGGTGTTCGGCCTGGCCCGCCCCTCCTTCGCCCTCACCTTCGTGGGCCGCAGCCTGGAAGGCCCCTCCTACACCCTGGCGCAGCTTCAGCGGGTGATCCTGCTGCTGTTCCTGGCGGGGCTGGGCACGGCGGGGGTGGGGGCCTACCTGCTCGCCGGGCAGGCGCTGCGGCCCCTGCGGCAGGTCCGCAAGGCGGCGGAGCGCATCGGGGGGCAGAACCTGGGCGAGCGCGTGCCGGAGCCGCAGACGGGGGACGAGGTGCAGGCCCTCGCGCACGCGCTCAACGCGATGCTGGGCCGCCTGGAGGCGAGCTTCGAGGCCCAGCGCAGATTTACGAGTGATGCCAGCCACGAACTCCGCACCCCGGTCACGGCGATCAGCGGGCACGCGAGCTACCTGCTGCGCCGCACCGACCCGTCCGGGCAGCAGCGCGAGAGCCTCAACATCATCCGCAGCGAGTCCGAGCGGCTGACCAACCTGATCGCCAGCCTGCTCGAACTCGCCCGCTCGGACAGCGGCGCCCTGCCCCTGACGCGCCAGCCCATCCTGTCACGGCTCTTCCTGGGCGAGGTGGCCCGCGAACTCGCCCCGCTGGCCCAGGCCCAGGGCACCCACCTCAGCGCGGACGGCGAGGACGTGACCTTTGAGGGTGACCCCGACCGCCTCAAGCAGGTCGTCATCAACCTCGTGGGCAATGCCCTCAAGGCCGGGGCGAAGAACGTCCACCTGACCAGTCGCGCCGAGGAGGGGGGCAAGGAGGTCCGCCTGAGCGTGCAGGACGACGGCCCCGGCATTCCCCCCGAGCACCTGGGGCGGCTCTTCGACCGCTTCTACCGGGTTGAGGACAGCCGCAGCCGCGACCAGGGCGGCGCGGGCCTGGGCCTGAGCATCGCCAAGGGAATCGTGGACGCGCACGGCGGGCGCATCTGGCTGGAGAGCGAGGTCGGGAAGGGAACGACGGCGCACGTGCAACTGCCGGTGGGCAACCCGCCGGAGCTGGACGAGGACGACGTGCCGTAGCCTGACGGCACCTCCCCTGAAAGGGTGAGGGTGGAGGAGATATGGGCCGGTTTGTCGAAGACCTTGACCTCAGTACGTTCTGGGACGACCACGACTATTACGCCCGGGAATACACGGACGATCCGCTCACCCCGGAAAAAATCGAGTGGGTAGAGCGGACGCTGGGGTACAGGCTGCCGCCGTCGTACCTGGAGTTGATGAGCTATCGCAACGGCGGCGCGCCCGTCAAGAACTGCCACCGCACGGCTTCGGCAACCTCCTGGGCAGAAGACCACGTGGCGATGACGGGCTTTCTGTCCATCGGGAAGGCCAAGCCCTCCTCGTTGTGCGGTGAGGTGGGAAGCCGCTTCATGATCGAGGAGTGGGGCTATCCGCCCATCGGCATCTACTTCGCCGACTGTCCCTCGGCTGGCCACGACATGCTCTGCCTCGACTACCGGGCGTGCGGGCCTGAGGGCGAGCCCAGCGTGGTCCACGTGGATCAGGAGGGCGGCTACGTGATCACCCCTGTAGCGGACACCTTCGAGGCGTTCATCCGTGGGCTGGAGTCCGAGGAGGCTTTTTCGCCCTGACGCCCTACCCCAGCATCAGCGCGTTCAGCTCCTCCATCAACGCCTCGCCTTCCCCGGTGGTGCGGGCGACCAGGAAGATGGTGTCCTCCCCGGCGATGGTGCCCACGATGTCGTCGCGGCGCAACCGGTCGAGGAGCAGCGCCACCCCGGTCGCGTGGCCGTCGGCGGTGCGGATCACCAGGATGTTCTCGCCGCGGTCCACGTCGCGCACGAAGTTCTGGAAGAGGCGGCCCAGCTCCTCCTCCACGTCGCTGTGCCCCGCGACCTGCGCGAGGGCGTAGCGGTGACGGCCCTTGCCGATGGGCAGGCGCACCAGCCGCAGTTCGTTGATGTCGCGGCTGACGGTCGCCTGCGTGACCTGCACGCCCTCGGCGCGCAAACGCTCAACAAGTTCGGACTGGGTGGAGATAGAGTCGCGGGCGATGATGTCCTGAATGCGCTTCTGACGTTGTTCCTTGCTGAGCATCGCCGCCATACTATGTATATACGTTGAATAATTCAATGAGTGGGGCACGGTTGATGGCCGTGCCAGGGCTTCAGCCCCCCGTTCGCATTCCCCGGCGTTCTGCATAGAGGCGCGCGGCCTCGTCCAGCAGTCTCCGGGCTACCTCTCGTTTGCTGAGGCGGGGCCAGTCCTCGCTCGATCCGTCGGGGCGTACCAGCGTTACCTCGTTGTCGTCGCCGCCGAACGCGGTGCCCTCGCGGGTGGGGTAATTGAGCAGGATGAAGTCGGCGTTCTTGCGCCGCGCCTTGAGGGCCGCGCGTTCCACGCCCGCGTGCGTCTCCATGGCGAAGCCGACGAGGACCCGCTCGCCCTTCTGCGCCCCCAGTTCGGCCAGGATGTCCGGGTTGGGCGTGAGGTGGATCGTCACGTCGCCCGCCACCTTCGCCTGCTTCTCGTCCGAACGCTGGGCCGCCCGGTAGTCGGCGACTGCCGCCGTCATCACGACCACGTCCGCGTCCCGGGCTGCCCCTACGACCGCGTCCCGCAGATCGAGCGCCGTCTCGATGCGGACGACCTCCACGCCGGGCGGGTCGGGGAGGTTCACCGGGCCGGTCACCAGCGTCACGTCCGCGCCCCGGTCCCGCGCCTCCCCGGCGACCGCGAAGCCCATCTTGCCGCTGCTGGGGTTGCTGATGAAGCGCACCGGGTCGAGGTACTCGCGGGTCGGCCCGGCGGAGACGACGACCTTCACGCCCTCCAGGTCGCGCGGTGACGGGGTGAGGAGGGCCAGGGCCGCCGCCGCGATGTCCTCCGGCTCGGCCATACGGCCCAGCCCCCGGCCCTCACCCCGTGAGCCGAAGGCGCCGACCTCCGGCCCCAGGAAGGTGTGGCCCCAGCCGCGCAGCGTCCCGGCGTTCGCCTGCACCGCCGGGTGGAGCCACATCCGCTCGTTCATGGCGGGGACCCACAGCACCGGCCCCTGAACGCTGAGCAGCGTCGCCGAGGCGAGGTCGGGGGCGTGCCCGCCCGCCGCCCGTGCGAGGAGGTCGGCCGAGGCGCCCACGATCACCACGGCGTCCGCCCGCGCCAGGGTGAGGTGCTGGGCGTCGGGGCGGGCCTCGAACCATGTCTCGTCAGTCGCCACGTCCCCGTCGGCCGCCGTCGCCAGGCTGAGTTCGGTGACGAAGGCGAGCGCGGCCCGCGTGGCGATCACCGCGACCCGCGCGCCCCGCTCGCGCAGTCGCCGCAGCACCGAGGGGGCCTTCACGGCGGCCATGCTGCCCCCCACGATGACGAGGACGGTGGGGGCGGCGGGGAGGGGAGGGGCAGGCGTACTCACAGAATTGCTCCGAGGATGCCCCGGTTTTCAAACCGGGGAGGAACCGGAGCGCCGCCGAAGGTGGCGACGCTCTTTGTCTCGCTGAAGCTGTGTGCTACCAATTGTTCATGCACAGGGCGGAAACGGTCATTCTCAAACTGACCGCCCCCACTGCGAACAAACGGGCGTGGCTGGTTGAGACCGCTCAGGCGTTCCGAGACGGGGTGGGCATGGTCTTGGGCGTGGCTGAATCCGAAAACACCAGCAGCCGGGCCAAACTCCACAACGCCTGTTACGCCGCCATCCGGGAGAAAACTGGCCTGCCCAGCGACTACGCCCGCATGGTGGTCAACGCGGGAGTTGCGCTGGCCCGCTCCTACTGGGGCCTGCGAAAAGGCAAGCGCCGCGCCGGCTTCCCGAAGGTGGGGAAGTCTCAGGGCATCGGGCTGGGCGTCAACGCCTACGCCATCCTGAAGCGCGGCGAGCGGTTCTTCCTGCGGGCGTCCACGGGGAAGCGCGGGCAGTACAAATGGCTGCCGCTGTCGGTTCCTGTGCATCTGGCCTCCAAACTCCAGTTCGTTCATGGCGATGCCAAACTGTTCCAGCGCGGGGCAGATTGGTACGTCATGCTTCCGCTTCGCCTCCCCCACACGCCAGCCGTCCGTGACGGTGGACCTACGGTTCTGGGCGTGGACTTGGGCGTCGTGAAGCTGATGACGGTGCTGACACCGGACGGCGTGAGGATTTGGAATGGCCTGCCTGTGCGCCATCGCCGGGAGAGATTCGCCGCTGTTCGTCGCCGCCTCCAGAAGCACCGCCGCACCGACCGCGTGTTGAGGCAGGGTGGGCGTGAGCGCCGCTGGATGCACGACCTGAACCACAAGCTCAGCCGGGAACTCGTTGACCTTGCCCGCTTCTACCCGAACGCGGTCATCGCCTTTGAGCAACTGGACGGGATTCGTGACCGGGTGCGCGGCAGCAAGAAGTTCAACCGGATGATGAGTAGCTGGACGTTCCGCGACCTCGTGGACAAGGTGCGTTACAAGGCGGAAGCGGCTGGTGTGGAGGTGGTCTTTGTTGACCCCCGCAAGACTTCCCAGACCTGCCACCGCTGCGGACACGCCACACGGAGCAACCGGGCGTCTCAGGCTGAGTTCCGATGTGTGAACTGCGGGTTCAGGACGAATGCCGACTGGAACGCGGCCACCAACATCGCTGCTGCCCCTGTGTGCCTTGCAGCAGGGGCCGACTGACACGGCCCGACCCTCTTCGGAGGGTCAGGAGCAGTCCTCGTTGGCTGCTCTGGATGGGGTAAAGGGATGTGGCTTGCTGCATTCAGACCCTAACCTTTCAAGCCCCGCGTAGGGGAACCCCCGGCCGAAAGTCCGGGGAGGATGTCAGGGTCCAAGTATCCCGGAAATCGGCGGGTCAGGCTCGGCTACCGGGTCTCCGGGCGGTAAACTCCCCGCATGACCACAGCTCTGAACGCCGCCGAGCGCGTACTCGCCGTGCCCGAGGACCAGACCCGCTGGGAGACGTTCGCGCCGCGCTACCGGGCGTTGCAGGAGGCCGACCTGACGGCGGACGCCGTGCCCGCCTGGCTCGCGCAGTGG
This genomic interval from Deinococcus aerius contains the following:
- the argR gene encoding arginine repressor yields the protein MLSKEQRQKRIQDIIARDSISTQSELVERLRAEGVQVTQATVSRDINELRLVRLPIGKGRHRYALAQVAGHSDVEEELGRLFQNFVRDVDRGENILVIRTADGHATGVALLLDRLRRDDIVGTIAGEDTIFLVARTTGEGEALMEELNALMLG
- the mqnP gene encoding menaquinone biosynthesis prenyltransferase MqnP, with product MSAAARLKTYLDLVKFEHTVFALPFAYAGMLLASLQVNGTGWPGWPTLVWVTVAMAAARTAAMGANRVIDRFIDARNPRTAGREVPSGKVSPAQAWGLVIVSLAVLAVAAAQLNPLCLALMPLAVAFLIGYPYTKRFTWLCHAWLGVTDGAAAAGGWIAVSGHFAPGAWLLWAVVIFWMIGLDVIYATLDHDFDRANGIQSIPARFGIARALRIAAASHALTFVLLLAVGVATGASPWYYLAALAMGGILLYEHRIVNPRDLARVNVAFFDANMWLALTMLAGVVVDVTWRTLT
- the coaBC gene encoding bifunctional phosphopantothenoylcysteine decarboxylase/phosphopantothenate--cysteine ligase CoaBC; the protein is MSTPAPPLPAAPTVLVIVGGSMAAVKAPSVLRRLRERGARVAVIATRAALAFVTELSLATAADGDVATDETWFEARPDAQHLTLARADAVVIVGASADLLARAAGGHAPDLASATLLSVQGPVLWVPAMNERMWLHPAVQANAGTLRGWGHTFLGPEVGAFGSRGEGRGLGRMAEPEDIAAAALALLTPSPRDLEGVKVVVSAGPTREYLDPVRFISNPSSGKMGFAVAGEARDRGADVTLVTGPVNLPDPPGVEVVRIETALDLRDAVVGAARDADVVVMTAAVADYRAAQRSDEKQAKVAGDVTIHLTPNPDILAELGAQKGERVLVGFAMETHAGVERAALKARRKNADFILLNYPTREGTAFGGDDNEVTLVRPDGSSEDWPRLSKREVARRLLDEAARLYAERRGMRTGG
- a CDS encoding response regulator transcription factor: MERKPLVLVIEDEKDIARFIELELAAEGYATEVAFDGVTGLSKFREVNPDLVILDLMLPVLDGLEVARRIRKTSNTPIIILTAKDGIQDKVEGLDSGADDYLIKPFSIEELLARVRAHLRRVNPAVTGEVRVADLVMNLDGREIFRGGRRVELSAKEFELLELLARNPGKVFSRFEIEEKVWPEYTGGSNVVDVYIGYLRRKLEEGGERRLIHTVRGVGYVLREE
- a CDS encoding SMI1/KNR4 family protein gives rise to the protein MGRFVEDLDLSTFWDDHDYYAREYTDDPLTPEKIEWVERTLGYRLPPSYLELMSYRNGGAPVKNCHRTASATSWAEDHVAMTGFLSIGKAKPSSLCGEVGSRFMIEEWGYPPIGIYFADCPSAGHDMLCLDYRACGPEGEPSVVHVDQEGGYVITPVADTFEAFIRGLESEEAFSP
- a CDS encoding sensor histidine kinase, producing MTLRWRLTLFYTALLAVLLTVVGLAALAMMRTSLINSLNRDLQDTYRTFTNLSRTLALGDPGTAKERDEQGLLPRARYLFPDYAIQIEKLSVYENAAALAAALEEARDPASRNQLFAILRTLGDSTRLPPIGLSSDVPLRLSEEELTNLITSPGGQIFVQRDVKDPYSGEKNPYRFLVKLGPVQLDPPVFGLARPSFALTFVGRSLEGPSYTLAQLQRVILLLFLAGLGTAGVGAYLLAGQALRPLRQVRKAAERIGGQNLGERVPEPQTGDEVQALAHALNAMLGRLEASFEAQRRFTSDASHELRTPVTAISGHASYLLRRTDPSGQQRESLNIIRSESERLTNLIASLLELARSDSGALPLTRQPILSRLFLGEVARELAPLAQAQGTHLSADGEDVTFEGDPDRLKQVVINLVGNALKAGAKNVHLTSRAEEGGKEVRLSVQDDGPGIPPEHLGRLFDRFYRVEDSRSRDQGGAGLGLSIAKGIVDAHGGRIWLESEVGKGTTAHVQLPVGNPPELDEDDVP
- a CDS encoding tetratricopeptide repeat protein, whose translation is MNNLPGRLRPRLEAAPGRVIAPVDVGAGQEALLAWARERDLPALREPPPEGLETWLWWPRTRGEVARWGQSRPEGAFPLILTGADMLYSEGEWHRTLAPHERWAAATYALSGGWPAALPLARALAEGGAPEEEEWYRHPLVAAGLAPLLPPDDLLPAYRTLALTPLVTPEVSAALSVAPETVEALADGGWLWAAPGGWRIPGPLRRHLCPLPGGEAARAVAGLLHRSGHTEGALSLLREAAAWEEHLTLLAGHLRAGAGTGTLRASLRALPPYWREQPTALYLAGLLARASGDLARAEELYSRALPGLAPALQPLAHNARGVVRAVSGNPPGALEDFGAAARAGGLTGGEAAHNRATLLVQLGRHAEAERSLDEAVAAFREAGDLRREARSLETLGGLQFGRGLLQQALAPYGQVLRLLEDEHPEETALTHVNLAEVHALLGDGAQARTHLEQARLLAERSSLPEVAGWVTRVQALLALHSGVPGRARDLLEAVDSADRSLHAETRLLLARAYRELGEPDPARGALEEARTLGLRANLEAALQGDGDLGAVVEEARREDARLELATALLHRGEPEDLGEALDLIRTHGYRALLGSSAAHRLVAHVQDDASRALFPLVLRVLGPLRLTHAGRTWRAGDFPTRKSAALLVALALSGRSQPREALAERFWPDAKNPLASLQTAVYHLRSTFGVNLISSARGRLTLAFPVQSDLADLQDALMSRDVGRLATLIRQEAGPPDALPDLASELHEERELAERLLHDALQVYADAQPEGSLERRDALRTLITADPLNIEARAQLVDWHLGQGDAESAGQERARMNDILKELDLG
- a CDS encoding adenylate/guanylate cyclase domain-containing protein; amino-acid sequence: MPDLLLPLPSPRSGHQAACLVMVDLVGSTRLAHELALEHYAALMGEFVQVLILSFEARGGQVLQHQGDAVVALWPAERTPAGVAAALEAHERAARLGLAEVLGVQLQVRAGVALGPVVTGPVGGQPSAYGLPVNYARRLCDAAEPGETLVCAAVVAQGSAPGVPVDRPLPPLRGFGAHCRAYQVAPVAARVTERIKAG